Proteins from one Belonocnema kinseyi isolate 2016_QV_RU_SX_M_011 chromosome 8, B_treatae_v1, whole genome shotgun sequence genomic window:
- the LOC117178455 gene encoding carbonic anhydrase 2-like: protein MVKGNVLQILTTVVFITELNGIFAFDYHHPELWSKEQKECAENRQSPVNVPRRKIKETLPNKLVISNYDTKPTGVKVTNNGHTVAFSPIYQLKKPSIQGGPLNGVYVLDSFHFHWGLSNANGSEHTLDGRHYQLEMHLVHYKEGYGSMKGAMGKPDGLSVIGVFFSIPTTKNPKHSALDPIVNLLSKVKDVETTVNIPPFLLSTFGLQTPQTYVTYQGSLTTPPCSQVVTWLLSLAPHVVTNQQMQAFRAVKLEHLDKENDRPQQPINRRVFKFVNT, encoded by the exons ATGGTGAAAGGAAACGTATTACAAATTTTGACTACAGTGGTTTTCATCACTGAGCTTAATGGAATTTTCG caTTTGACTATCACCACCCTGAGCTGTGGAGCAAAGAACAAAAAGAATGCGCTGAAAACCGTCAATCTCCTGTAAATGTTCCAAGGCGTAAAATAAAAGAAACGCTCCCAAACAAATTAGTCATCAGCAATTACGATACAAAACCAACAGGAGTTAAAGTGACGAATAATGGCCATACTG TGGCATTTTCACCAATCTATCAATTGAAAAAACCAAGTATTCAAGGTGGACCTCTCAATGGTGTATATGTCTTAGACAGCTTCCACTTCCACTGGGGTTTATCGAATGCAAATGGGAGTGAGCATACTCTTGATGGACGGCA TTATCAACTAGAGATGCACTTGGTTCACTATAAAGAAGGTTATGGCTCAATGAAGGGTGCAATGGGTAAACCTGACGGTCTTTCTGTGATTGGTGTTTTCTTTTCCATTCCAACG acgaaaaatccAAAACATTCAGCACTTGATCCGATAGTAAATTTATTATCTAAGGTGAAGGATGTAGAAACAACAGTAAATATTCCACCGTTTTTATTGTCAACTTTTGGACTGCAAACACCACAAACGTATGTAACATACCAAGGATCTTTAACTACACCACCTTGTTCGCAAGTGGTAACTTGGTTATTATCTTTGGCTCCTCATGTCGTTACTAATCAACag atGCAGGCTTTTAGAGCAGTAAAGCTGGAACATTTGGATAAAGAAAATGACAGACCACAACAACCTATTAATCGCCGCGTGTTTAAATTTGTTAACACTTAA